The Planctomycetaceae bacterium genome includes the window AACCACCGCGGCGAATGTGGCGTAGGGCTTGGCCGGGGCATCGGCCTGTCCTGTGGCGTCCCTGCCGGCCGGGGCGATGTAGAAGATGCGCCGCGGGCGGTAGCCCTGCTTGGCCAGCAGCGGCGAGATGTCGTCGCCGTACTTGGCCTTGACGGTGTCGGGCGTGTTGACCAGGGCGTCGGCGTCGTCGGCGTCAGGCCCCATCGGGCTGGCCGGACCGTACCCGTCGCCGTCATGGTCGATGTACAGCGACCCGGCCCCCGGCGGGGGGCCCGCTTCGGCCGGCGCGATGACCTGCCCGTCGACCTTTGCGATAGTTCCTGTGAACGCCGCAAGAAACGCTGCAACCAGAGCGACTCCGACGGAGACTTTAGGCGTGGTTGGCATGGGTCCCCCTCCCGTTGTGTGCCTATGGAGTTTTACGCGATATCTCTACCCCTGCCCTTCATCCGCAGGCCCTATTTCAGCCACAGGCTTTGCCGGATGGGCTTACTCCACGCTTACACTTCCCCGGATTCTTCGCCAAAGGCCGCCGCGGGTAGATCCGGCACCGGGCGGCGCACGACGGTCTTGCGCCAGCGCCCGCTGAGATAGTAGGCGAAGCTCGCCAGCATCGAGACGGCGAAGCTGGCGGCCATCGCATACCACACGCCCGTGATGCCCATGTGATCCGCCAACCACAGCGCCATCGGCACGCGGACGACCCAGAGGCTCACCAGCGAAAACACCGTCGTCACCATCGTGTGCCCCGCGCCGTTGATGACGCCGTTGGTGACGAACATGAAGGCGAAAAACACGTAGCACGAACCCACGATGCGCAGATAGCCCGCCCCCAGTTCCACCACCTCCTTGCCGCACTGGGGGCACATCGTTTTGCCCGCCCCGCCCGGCTGCCCCGCGCGATTCTGCATCGCCGCCACGGACGGCCCCGATGCCGCCGGCGGGCGGTGATCCTTGCACAGCGCGCCGTCGCCGCTGTCGCTGATGAAGACTCGCATGAGCGTCTCCGGAATGCTCACCGCCAGCGCCGAGGCCGCCAGCGTAAAGCCGCCGCTGAGCACGCAGCCCCACAGTACGATCTGGCGCACGCGATGGTGCTTGCGCGCCCCGATGTTCTGCCCGGCCAGCATCGACACCGCCATGCTCAACGCCAGCGCCGGCATGAACGCCAGCATGTCGATGCGACCGGCGATCCCAAAGGCAGCCGTGGCGTTGCCGCCGAAGCCGTTGACGATGCCCGTCACAAAGACCATGCTCACCGACACCAGCGACTGCTGCAGTGCCGAGGGGAATCCGATGCGCGTCGTGATCAGCGCCGTGTGCCCGTCGAATGCCTTCCAGCTCGCCGCCGGGGCCACCAGGTTTTTCTGCCGCCGCAGCACCACCACCAGCGCCCCCAGCGCCAGGCCCTGGGCGATCAGCGTTGCCCAGGCCGTTCCATTAAGCCCCAGCGCGGGAAGCCCGAGCCAGCCGAACATCAACAGCGGGTCCAGCGCCGCATTGATCGCCACCGCAGCGGCCTGGTAGTACAGCGGCGTGCGGGAGTCGCCGATGCCCTGGAGCATGCTGCGCGTCAGGAAGAGGCCGTAGCCCATCGGCAGCGACAGCAGGAAGATCCGCATATACTGTTCCGCCAGGGGCAGCACGTCCTCCTGCGTGTCCATCGCCCGCAGAATCGCCGGCGTGAGCAGCTCGCCTGCCGCCACCAGCACCAGGCTGCACGCGCCGATGAGGATGGTCGAACTGTTCACCACGCGGCGAATCGCCCCCTCGTCTTTGGCCCCGTAGTGCTGAGAAATCAGGATGCTCGACGCCAGCGTCAGCCCCATCCCCGCCGAGATCAGAACGAAGACCACCGGCATCGAGACCGTGACTGCCGCCACGGCATTCTCGCCCAGGTACCGTCCCACCCAGAAGAGGTTGATGAGGCTGTGGCCCATCTGCAGGGCGTTGCCAGCCAGCATCGGCAGCGAGAAGATGATCAGGTGCCGGGGAATGCTGCCGGTAGTCAGATCGCGCCCCCGCAACAGCGGCGAGGCAGCGGGCAAAGGTTTGTCGGGCTCGGTCATTGAAGCGGCTGGCCTTGAAAACATTGATTAGACACCTGCGACAGGGGCTTGGCAATGGAGAAGAAACAACCGACGACGAGGACGAGGACGAGGACGAGGACGAGAAGAACACTCTCCCCGTCCGTCTTTTGTTTGTTTCTTAATCCTCTTAATCCTTTCTATCCCGTCAACCTGCCTGCCGGCAGGCAGGTCCCGCACTCCTCGTCTCCGTCCCCCGCCTAGAATCCTTCAGGGCTTCAGACAGGATGAACCCAGGCACAACGACATCGGGAGGCATTGGCGGGCGCGATCATGCCACGCTTCGGTTCGCCTCTATCGTCGCCAGTTATGGCTTGGGATCGTTCGCCGAGAACTTCTTCAAGCAGGCCGCCATGCTGCTGGCAGTCGGGCAGGGAATGGCGTACTTGCAGGGTCTGGCGGCGATACTGTACTCCCTGCCGTATCTGCTGCTGGCGGCCGCGGCGGGCTGGCTGGCGGACCGCTATTCCAAGCGTCGCGTGCTCATCGCGGCCAAGTGCCTGGAGGTGCTGGCGATGTCGCTGGCGGCGTACGGGCTTTACAGCGGCAACTGGA containing:
- a CDS encoding MATE family efflux transporter, whose protein sequence is MTEPDKPLPAASPLLRGRDLTTGSIPRHLIIFSLPMLAGNALQMGHSLINLFWVGRYLGENAVAAVTVSMPVVFVLISAGMGLTLASSILISQHYGAKDEGAIRRVVNSSTILIGACSLVLVAAGELLTPAILRAMDTQEDVLPLAEQYMRIFLLSLPMGYGLFLTRSMLQGIGDSRTPLYYQAAAVAINAALDPLLMFGWLGLPALGLNGTAWATLIAQGLALGALVVVLRRQKNLVAPAASWKAFDGHTALITTRIGFPSALQQSLVSVSMVFVTGIVNGFGGNATAAFGIAGRIDMLAFMPALALSMAVSMLAGQNIGARKHHRVRQIVLWGCVLSGGFTLAASALAVSIPETLMRVFISDSGDGALCKDHRPPAASGPSVAAMQNRAGQPGGAGKTMCPQCGKEVVELGAGYLRIVGSCYVFFAFMFVTNGVINGAGHTMVTTVFSLVSLWVVRVPMALWLADHMGITGVWYAMAASFAVSMLASFAYYLSGRWRKTVVRRPVPDLPAAAFGEESGEV